One region of Glutamicibacter sp. B1 genomic DNA includes:
- a CDS encoding ribose-phosphate diphosphokinase yields MSEIRHNVDKELVLASGRAHPELAAEVAKELGTDLLPLNAYDFANGEIYVRSDESVRGKDVFLLQSYPAPLNNWLMEQLIMIDSMKRASARRITVVAPFYPYARQDKKGRGREPISARLVADLFKTAGADRVISCDLHTAQIQGFFDGPVDHLFGFPLLADYIKSKVDVNEVTVVSPDTGRVRVAEQWADRLGGAPLAFVHKSRDLTVPNQAESKTVVGQVEGRTAILIDDMIDTGGTIAGAVRVLKEAGAKDVIIAATHAVFSDPAAQRLAECGAREVVVTNTLPIPEEKRFENLTVLSIAPTIARAISEVFHDGSVTNLFDGRA; encoded by the coding sequence ATGAGTGAAATCCGCCATAACGTCGACAAAGAGCTGGTGCTGGCCAGCGGTCGCGCCCACCCGGAACTAGCAGCCGAGGTCGCCAAGGAACTGGGCACCGACCTGCTGCCGCTGAACGCCTATGACTTCGCCAACGGCGAGATCTACGTTCGCTCGGATGAGTCGGTACGCGGCAAGGATGTCTTCCTGCTGCAGTCCTACCCAGCGCCGCTGAACAACTGGCTGATGGAACAGCTGATCATGATCGACTCGATGAAGCGTGCTTCGGCCCGTCGCATCACCGTGGTGGCACCGTTCTACCCATACGCACGTCAGGACAAGAAGGGCCGTGGCCGCGAGCCCATCTCGGCACGCCTGGTCGCTGACCTGTTCAAGACCGCAGGTGCTGACCGTGTGATCTCCTGTGATCTGCACACCGCGCAGATCCAGGGCTTCTTCGATGGCCCGGTTGACCACCTCTTCGGCTTCCCGCTGCTGGCTGACTACATCAAGTCGAAGGTAGACGTCAACGAAGTCACCGTGGTGTCCCCTGACACCGGTCGCGTTCGCGTGGCTGAGCAGTGGGCAGATCGCTTGGGTGGCGCACCACTGGCCTTCGTACACAAGTCCCGCGACTTGACCGTGCCGAACCAGGCTGAGTCCAAGACCGTGGTTGGCCAGGTTGAAGGCCGCACCGCGATCCTGATTGACGACATGATTGACACCGGCGGAACCATCGCAGGCGCAGTGCGCGTGCTGAAGGAAGCTGGCGCCAAGGATGTCATCATCGCCGCGACCCACGCGGTCTTCTCGGATCCAGCTGCCCAGCGTTTGGCAGAATGTGGTGCTCGCGAGGTTGTTGTTACCAACACCCTGCCAATCCCAGAAGAGAAGCGTTTTGAGAACCTGACCGTTCTTTCGATTGCTCCAACGATCGCTCGGGCGATCTCGGAAGTGTTCCACGACGGTTCGGTCACGAACCTGTTTGACGGCCGCGCCTAG
- a CDS encoding shikimate kinase: MTSDTNLILIGPAASGKSTLGAILANELQMQFVDLDEVSTPYYEEVGWSITRLVEHIEKVGRVAAERDWEIARAHAVSRAMADFPKAVIAFGAGHASYCEAQLAQQVAQALKSVEHVVFVEPCSDRTTSLQILRERSIASKNTDWIRESHDFLAQWLDDPFTRMLATTTLYTEGESPQQSAQRLLAELHLAPVSPTDF, from the coding sequence ATGACATCTGACACGAACCTGATTCTCATCGGCCCGGCGGCCAGCGGAAAGTCGACTCTCGGCGCGATCCTGGCTAATGAACTTCAAATGCAGTTCGTAGACCTCGACGAGGTCAGTACGCCGTATTACGAGGAAGTCGGCTGGAGCATCACGCGCCTGGTGGAGCACATTGAAAAGGTAGGGCGTGTAGCAGCCGAACGTGACTGGGAAATTGCACGAGCGCATGCTGTCTCGCGGGCCATGGCCGACTTTCCCAAAGCAGTTATTGCGTTTGGCGCCGGCCACGCTTCCTACTGTGAAGCACAGCTCGCCCAGCAAGTCGCTCAAGCCCTGAAGTCAGTCGAGCATGTAGTTTTTGTCGAACCCTGCTCAGATCGCACCACATCGCTGCAGATCCTTCGCGAACGTTCGATTGCTTCCAAAAACACCGACTGGATTCGAGAGTCCCATGATTTTCTGGCGCAGTGGCTCGATGACCCGTTCACCAGAATGCTTGCTACCACCACGCTGTACACCGAGGGAGAATCACCACAGCAGTCCGCGCAGCGGCTACTTGCAGAGCTTCACCTAGCACCGGTATCACCTACCGATTTTTGA